One segment of Herbaspirillum hiltneri N3 DNA contains the following:
- a CDS encoding FMN-dependent NADH-azoreductase: protein MNILHLSCSPRGQESESYRLSQKIISFLQSRTPALAVVRRNAAEGDVAHVDANYADVLGAAREPAGFSVEGSISRSEQLICELEQADAVLISTPMHNLTVPSALKAWIDHVVRIRRTFDVTPQGKIGTLRDRPVYIAVSSGGVYSGERARQPDFLTTYLKTILASIGLHDLHFFSVQGTAFGPHALAQARADADQALRKHFT, encoded by the coding sequence ATGAACATTTTGCATCTCAGCTGCAGCCCGCGGGGGCAAGAATCCGAGAGCTACCGGCTCTCCCAGAAAATCATCAGCTTCCTGCAGAGCCGTACGCCTGCACTGGCGGTAGTCCGGCGCAACGCCGCCGAGGGCGACGTGGCGCATGTCGACGCCAACTATGCCGACGTGCTAGGCGCGGCCCGGGAGCCGGCGGGATTTTCTGTGGAGGGTTCCATCTCCCGTTCGGAACAACTGATCTGCGAGCTGGAGCAGGCCGATGCAGTTCTCATCAGCACACCCATGCATAACCTGACGGTGCCGTCAGCATTGAAGGCGTGGATCGACCATGTGGTGCGTATTCGGCGCACCTTCGATGTAACCCCGCAGGGAAAGATCGGCACGCTGCGCGACCGGCCGGTATACATCGCGGTGTCGTCCGGCGGCGTGTACTCCGGCGAGCGAGCGCGTCAGCCGGATTTCCTGACGACCTATCTGAAAACCATTCTGGCATCGATCGGCTTGCACGACCTGCATTTTTTCTCGGTGCAGGGGACGGCATTCGGCCCGCATGCGCTGGCTCAGGCCCGTGCCGACGCGGATCAGGCGCTGCGCAAGCACTTCACTTGA
- the pdxR gene encoding MocR-like pyridoxine biosynthesis transcription factor PdxR, whose product MLPPKTSPASPLAPLDPQATAPYYRQIYDRFRSAIAAGVLKPGDRIPSARALTQELGLARGTIEAAYSLLAAEGYIQARGQAGTIVTPDLRPRLAGAGLPPPDQAPASSFRPDSILPFQMGLPALDTFPRKIWARLGARCVRAMQAADMAHPSVYGLPALRTEIASYLQLSRGIRCSPAQVFVTAGYRHTMELICHSLLKSGDRIWVEDPGYPPTRELLAHMGMNAVPVPVDEDGMQVAYGIATTPRARAAVVTPAHQSPLCVSLSLPRRLALLEWAARSGAWIVEDDYDGEYRYVSRPLPALKSLDRDGRVLYAGTFSKVLFPSIRLAYLVVPESQVECFAAVSQVFAAGIPALTQEIVTAFIAEGHFARHIQRMRKLYVERRDAVRNGLERVLGKYIRIESPPGGMHLILRLRGRMSDRKLVARMREDGLYAEALTDWTTDGARVPALLVNFTNVASEAAAEALGRRILALL is encoded by the coding sequence ATGCTTCCCCCCAAGACCAGCCCCGCCAGTCCCCTTGCGCCTCTGGATCCGCAGGCAACGGCGCCGTACTATCGCCAAATCTACGACCGTTTCCGCAGCGCCATCGCCGCCGGCGTGCTCAAGCCTGGCGACCGTATTCCGTCGGCCCGCGCGCTGACCCAGGAACTGGGACTGGCGCGCGGCACCATCGAGGCAGCGTATTCACTGCTGGCGGCGGAGGGCTATATCCAGGCGCGCGGCCAGGCCGGCACCATCGTCACGCCCGACCTCAGGCCACGTCTGGCCGGGGCCGGATTGCCGCCACCTGACCAGGCGCCGGCCAGCAGTTTCCGGCCCGATTCCATCCTGCCGTTCCAAATGGGCCTGCCCGCGCTCGATACCTTCCCGCGCAAGATCTGGGCGCGCCTGGGAGCGCGTTGTGTGCGCGCCATGCAAGCAGCCGACATGGCGCACCCCTCGGTCTACGGTTTGCCGGCGCTGCGCACCGAGATCGCTTCTTACCTGCAACTGTCGCGCGGCATCCGATGTTCTCCGGCTCAGGTGTTCGTCACTGCCGGCTACCGCCATACCATGGAATTGATCTGCCACTCCTTGCTGAAAAGCGGCGACCGCATCTGGGTCGAGGATCCCGGCTATCCTCCCACGCGCGAGTTGCTGGCACACATGGGTATGAACGCAGTGCCGGTGCCTGTCGACGAAGACGGCATGCAGGTCGCATATGGCATCGCCACAACGCCGCGCGCACGCGCGGCCGTAGTCACGCCGGCGCATCAGAGTCCGCTGTGCGTGTCGCTATCTCTGCCGCGTCGGCTGGCCTTGCTGGAATGGGCGGCGCGCAGCGGCGCCTGGATCGTCGAGGACGATTACGACGGCGAATACCGCTACGTCAGCCGCCCGCTGCCGGCGCTCAAGAGCCTCGACCGCGACGGTCGCGTGCTGTATGCAGGCACCTTCAGCAAGGTGCTGTTCCCAAGTATCAGGCTGGCCTACCTAGTGGTGCCGGAGTCGCAGGTGGAATGCTTTGCGGCGGTCAGCCAGGTGTTTGCCGCAGGCATTCCGGCGCTCACGCAGGAGATCGTCACCGCCTTCATTGCGGAGGGGCATTTCGCACGCCACATCCAGCGCATGCGCAAGCTCTATGTCGAACGCCGCGACGCCGTCCGCAACGGACTGGAGCGCGTGCTCGGCAAGTACATCCGCATCGAATCGCCGCCCGGCGGCATGCACCTGATCCTGCGCCTGCGCGGCCGCATGTCGGACCGCAAGCTGGTGGCGCGCATGCGCGAGGATGGCCTGTACGCCGAAGCGCTGACCGACTGGACCACCGACGGCGCGCGCGTGCCGGCGCTGCTGGTCAACTTCACCAACGTGGCCTCCGAAGCTGCCGCCGAAGCGCTTGGACGGCGCATCCTGGCGCTTCTGTAA
- a CDS encoding carboxymuconolactone decarboxylase family protein — MNKRIDYANASPETYKAFGGVYSSLLKGSLPKALIDLVYLRVSQINGCAFCIDMHTRDLLKSGLAIDKLVLVPVWHEGGALFSNRERAALAWAESVTRVAETGVPDADYAAAAAEFNAKELADLTYAIGLMNAFNRFGVAFRPAPAAAAASA; from the coding sequence ATGAACAAGCGCATCGACTACGCCAACGCGTCACCTGAAACTTACAAGGCCTTCGGCGGCGTCTACTCCTCCCTACTCAAAGGCAGCCTGCCAAAGGCGCTGATCGACCTGGTCTACCTGCGCGTGTCGCAGATCAACGGCTGCGCCTTTTGCATCGACATGCATACCCGCGACCTGCTCAAGTCCGGCCTGGCCATCGACAAGCTGGTGCTGGTGCCGGTCTGGCATGAAGGCGGCGCCCTGTTCAGCAATCGCGAACGCGCCGCACTAGCCTGGGCCGAAAGCGTGACCCGCGTTGCCGAGACCGGCGTGCCCGACGCCGACTACGCCGCGGCCGCAGCCGAGTTCAACGCCAAGGAACTGGCCGATCTCACCTACGCGATTGGCCTGATGAACGCCTTCAATCGTTTCGGTGTTGCTTTCCGTCCCGCCCCTGCTGCTGCTGCAGCTTCCGCTTAA
- a CDS encoding DMT family transporter, giving the protein MAWLLLSIAGVLEIGFAFGMKASAGFTRLIPSLLTVATGLSSVILLSLSLRTLPVGTGYAVWTGIGAAGTALLGMVLLGDSIAPLRLLCIALILAGVIGLKLVATS; this is encoded by the coding sequence ATGGCATGGCTACTCTTGAGCATTGCAGGCGTACTTGAAATCGGCTTCGCCTTTGGCATGAAGGCCTCGGCCGGCTTCACGCGCCTGATTCCTTCGCTGCTGACGGTCGCAACCGGCCTGTCCAGCGTGATCCTGCTGTCGCTGTCCTTGCGCACGCTGCCGGTAGGCACCGGATATGCGGTATGGACCGGCATCGGTGCGGCCGGCACGGCGCTGTTGGGCATGGTCCTGCTGGGCGACTCGATAGCGCCGCTACGCCTGCTGTGCATTGCGCTGATCCTGGCAGGTGTGATCGGGCTCAAGCTGGTGGCTACAAGCTGA
- a CDS encoding hybrid sensor histidine kinase/response regulator, translating into MHSSQPAHLALTDAQRFQLIISAIRDYAIYMLDPQGKVTSWNKGAQQFTGYSSEDILGSHFSVFYPLPEREAGLPQRALDVALRDGKFEDEGWRLRKDGTTYWASSIIDPIIADDGELLGFAKITRDITEHKLAAQTLQASEQQFRMLVQGVTDYAIYMLSPEGKVTNWNAGAQRIKGYTAEEVIGTHFSNFYTETDRNDGLPERALMTAAEQGRYEQEGLRVRKDGSTFWAHVIVDAIRSELGDLIGFAKVTRDVTERRETALALARANAALFQSQKMEALGQLTGGVAHDFNNLLAVASSGLQLLTVQFPELENSRSMESIRRALSRGAILTQQLLSFARQQPLQPETHEVNTLIADFESVLRRAGNSSIQFDIRKHPTPVMVRLDATRFETSLLNLVVNATQAMPGGGKVTIATDKLTLRDKAVGTLPSGVYAKISVTDNGSGMTPEVQARVFEPFFTTKEAGQGTGLGLSQVYGFITQSGGEVTLSSEVGVGTCFTIYIPVDTDADAENAQNADKQRTETVLIVDDQLDLLDITAELFRTMGYEAYTATNGAEALEVLERAPQIDILFTDVIMPNSISGIELAQITRQRHPTTKIILASGHPFPALTSNQQLSKEFAFLNKPYQLADLARILRSKN; encoded by the coding sequence ATGCACAGCAGTCAACCCGCCCACCTGGCGCTCACCGATGCACAGCGCTTCCAGCTGATCATTTCCGCCATCCGCGACTATGCCATCTACATGCTCGACCCGCAGGGCAAGGTCACCAGTTGGAACAAGGGCGCGCAGCAGTTCACCGGCTATTCCAGCGAAGACATCCTTGGTTCGCATTTCTCCGTGTTCTACCCCCTGCCGGAGCGCGAAGCCGGCCTGCCCCAGCGCGCGCTCGACGTAGCGCTGCGCGACGGCAAGTTCGAGGACGAAGGCTGGCGCCTGCGCAAGGACGGCACCACGTACTGGGCCAGTTCCATCATCGATCCGATCATCGCCGACGACGGCGAACTGCTCGGCTTCGCCAAGATCACGCGCGACATCACCGAGCATAAGCTCGCGGCGCAGACGCTGCAGGCCAGCGAGCAGCAATTCAGGATGCTGGTGCAAGGCGTGACCGACTATGCAATCTACATGCTGTCGCCGGAAGGCAAGGTCACCAACTGGAACGCCGGCGCGCAGCGCATCAAGGGTTATACGGCGGAAGAAGTGATCGGCACGCATTTCTCCAACTTCTACACCGAGACGGACCGCAACGACGGCCTTCCCGAGCGCGCCCTGATGACAGCCGCCGAACAGGGTCGCTATGAACAGGAAGGACTGCGCGTACGCAAGGACGGCTCCACCTTCTGGGCGCACGTGATCGTCGACGCGATCCGCAGCGAGCTGGGCGATCTGATCGGCTTCGCCAAGGTCACGCGCGACGTCACGGAACGGCGCGAGACCGCGCTGGCCCTGGCGCGCGCCAACGCGGCGCTATTCCAGTCGCAGAAGATGGAAGCACTGGGTCAGCTCACGGGCGGCGTGGCGCACGACTTCAACAATCTTCTGGCGGTGGCCTCGAGCGGTCTGCAATTGCTGACCGTGCAGTTTCCCGAACTGGAAAATTCGCGCTCGATGGAAAGCATCCGCCGGGCATTGTCGCGCGGCGCGATCCTGACCCAGCAGCTATTGTCGTTCGCGCGGCAACAACCGCTGCAACCGGAAACGCATGAGGTCAATACACTGATTGCCGATTTCGAATCGGTGCTGCGGCGCGCGGGCAACTCGTCGATCCAGTTCGACATCCGCAAGCACCCCACGCCGGTCATGGTGAGACTGGACGCCACACGCTTCGAGACTTCCCTGCTGAACCTGGTGGTCAACGCGACGCAGGCGATGCCGGGCGGCGGCAAGGTCACCATCGCCACCGACAAGCTGACGCTGCGGGACAAGGCGGTGGGCACGCTGCCGAGCGGCGTCTACGCCAAGATCAGCGTGACCGACAACGGCAGCGGCATGACCCCGGAAGTACAGGCGCGCGTGTTCGAGCCGTTCTTTACCACTAAGGAAGCCGGCCAGGGCACCGGCCTGGGATTGAGCCAGGTGTACGGCTTCATCACGCAATCGGGCGGCGAGGTCACGCTCTCGAGCGAAGTCGGCGTCGGCACCTGTTTTACGATTTACATCCCCGTCGACACCGATGCCGACGCCGAAAATGCGCAGAACGCCGACAAGCAACGCACGGAAACCGTACTGATCGTCGACGACCAGCTCGACCTGCTCGACATCACCGCCGAATTGTTCCGCACCATGGGCTATGAAGCCTACACCGCCACCAACGGCGCCGAAGCATTGGAAGTGCTGGAGCGCGCGCCGCAGATCGACATCCTGTTTACTGATGTGATCATGCCCAACAGCATCAGCGGCATCGAGCTGGCGCAGATTACGCGGCAGCGCCATCCCACGACCAAGATCATCCTTGCGTCAGGCCATCCGTTCCCGGCGCTGACGTCCAACCAGCAGCTGAGCAAGGAATTCGCGTTCCTCAACAAGCCCTATCAATTGGCCGACCTGGCCAGGATCCTGCGCAGCAAGAATTGA
- a CDS encoding ABC transporter ATP-binding protein, producing MLENLLEVNNLSHAFIKANGEEIRIFRNLNFHVGQAEIVAIVGRSGAGKSTLFNLISGLLTPSAGKISLGARPDGRPGSIAYMLQKDLLLPWRTILENAVLGIELQRPVTDADRTRALAMLARYGLESVANAYPHSLSGGMKQRVALTRTLLSDPTVVLLDEPFSALDYETRLMLENDVISLTRTDRTSIILVTHDIDEAIAMSNRIVVLGGRPAKITREEHIVLSVEGDRDAVTARGAREFPVYHKEIWNALRASDVAHAGV from the coding sequence ATGTTGGAGAACCTGCTTGAAGTCAACAACCTCAGCCATGCCTTCATCAAAGCCAACGGCGAAGAAATCAGGATCTTCCGGAACCTGAATTTCCACGTCGGGCAGGCCGAAATCGTGGCCATTGTCGGCCGCAGCGGCGCCGGCAAAAGCACTTTGTTCAACCTGATTTCCGGTCTGCTCACGCCGAGCGCCGGCAAGATTTCCCTAGGTGCGCGCCCCGACGGCCGGCCTGGCAGCATCGCCTACATGCTGCAGAAAGATCTGCTGCTGCCCTGGCGCACCATCCTCGAGAACGCCGTGCTGGGCATCGAACTGCAACGCCCCGTCACCGACGCCGACCGCACGCGCGCACTGGCGATGCTGGCCCGTTACGGCCTCGAATCCGTCGCCAACGCCTATCCGCATTCGCTCTCGGGCGGCATGAAGCAGCGCGTGGCGCTGACACGCACGCTGCTGTCGGATCCTACCGTGGTGCTGCTGGACGAACCTTTCTCCGCGCTCGACTACGAAACCCGCCTGATGCTGGAGAACGACGTCATCAGCCTGACGCGCACCGATCGCACCAGCATCATTCTGGTCACCCACGACATCGACGAAGCCATCGCCATGAGCAACCGCATCGTGGTGCTCGGCGGGCGGCCCGCCAAGATCACGCGCGAAGAACACATCGTGCTGTCGGTGGAAGGCGACCGTGACGCCGTCACAGCACGCGGAGCGCGGGAATTCCCGGTGTATCACAAGGAAATCTGGAACGCCCTGCGCGCCAGCGACGTCGCGCATGCCGGCGTCTGA
- a CDS encoding ABC transporter permease — MKKNNGATMIVATILVTLIILWQMAAQTNVINGQLLGSPLGIYRSALIGFTRGQLLYDTWVTLAETLLGLVLGSGLGIGLGLMLWFYPRTSDIVEQFSILLNSIPKIALGPLIIIWFGSGMTSKIWLAGISTFAVAMISACAAAQEVDKDLLNLFKSFKAPRAMVFKKLIVPASVPWIFSIFRINIGFALIGAVVGEFIASESGLGHAVFVAGSLFDLNSVWLGVIILTLMAAVLTWVVQLIEERVVSWKVAQ; from the coding sequence ATGAAAAAGAACAACGGCGCAACCATGATCGTCGCCACCATCCTGGTGACCCTGATCATCCTGTGGCAAATGGCCGCGCAAACCAACGTCATCAACGGTCAACTGCTCGGCTCGCCGCTCGGCATCTATCGTTCCGCCCTGATCGGGTTCACCAGGGGGCAACTGCTCTACGACACCTGGGTGACGCTGGCTGAGACGCTGCTCGGCCTGGTGCTCGGAAGCGGTCTGGGCATCGGGCTGGGACTGATGCTGTGGTTTTATCCGCGCACCTCGGACATCGTCGAGCAATTTTCCATCTTGCTCAACAGCATTCCCAAGATCGCACTCGGTCCGCTGATCATCATCTGGTTCGGTTCCGGCATGACCTCGAAGATCTGGCTGGCGGGCATCTCGACGTTTGCAGTGGCGATGATTTCGGCTTGCGCTGCGGCGCAGGAAGTCGACAAGGATTTGCTCAACCTCTTCAAATCATTCAAGGCCCCGCGGGCCATGGTTTTCAAAAAGCTGATCGTACCGGCATCGGTCCCGTGGATCTTCTCGATCTTCCGCATCAACATCGGCTTCGCGCTGATCGGCGCGGTAGTCGGCGAATTCATCGCATCCGAAAGCGGCCTGGGCCACGCGGTGTTCGTCGCCGGCTCGCTGTTCGATCTCAACAGTGTCTGGCTCGGAGTCATCATCCTGACTCTGATGGCGGCAGTTCTTACCTGGGTTGTCCAATTAATCGAAGAAAGGGTCGTTTCATGGAAAGTCGCACAATGA
- a CDS encoding ABC transporter substrate-binding protein — protein MESRTMKYFRTLLGSTLIAASCAAAPTAFGAEKAVIYQAFQSIQYLPLYVAMNEGLFTKYGLEVQKVTAGGGAQGVAAVIGGHADFSLQDPMTAVLANLKGASLVNVAMVVAGVPVWMVAPPNSPIKSVADLKDQTISAALPPSTSTYLLQNLLKEKGLSGVKLNTVSIGTEISPVTAGRAAAATLYQPQVEQALANGYKIVHDFAKQYDGVYAFSTIDTLKSTIQKRPQMVQGFVSAIADAEKLMQTSPQVAYRVAVAEFPTLEKSVVEAAVKRMLDQKIYPATPSISKAAFQAGLDLQVSIGNIKKGEVTYDSAVDNSFAEKAGAK, from the coding sequence ATGGAAAGTCGCACAATGAAGTACTTCCGCACGCTGCTCGGTTCCACGCTGATCGCCGCCTCCTGCGCTGCAGCACCCACCGCCTTTGGCGCGGAGAAGGCCGTGATCTATCAGGCCTTTCAGTCGATTCAGTACCTGCCGCTGTATGTGGCGATGAATGAAGGTCTGTTCACCAAATACGGCCTCGAGGTGCAGAAGGTGACCGCCGGCGGCGGCGCCCAGGGTGTGGCAGCGGTCATCGGCGGCCATGCCGATTTCTCGCTGCAGGATCCGATGACGGCGGTACTGGCCAATCTCAAGGGCGCCTCACTGGTCAACGTGGCAATGGTGGTTGCAGGCGTGCCGGTATGGATGGTGGCGCCGCCGAACTCGCCGATCAAGTCAGTCGCGGACCTCAAGGACCAGACCATCTCGGCCGCACTGCCGCCGTCGACCAGCACTTACCTGCTGCAAAACCTGCTGAAGGAAAAGGGCCTGTCCGGCGTCAAGCTCAACACGGTGTCGATCGGCACGGAAATCTCCCCCGTCACCGCCGGCCGCGCCGCTGCAGCGACGCTGTATCAGCCGCAAGTGGAGCAGGCCCTGGCCAACGGCTACAAGATCGTGCATGACTTCGCCAAGCAATATGACGGCGTGTATGCGTTCTCGACCATCGACACGCTCAAGTCGACGATACAGAAACGGCCGCAAATGGTGCAAGGCTTCGTCAGCGCCATCGCCGACGCCGAGAAGCTGATGCAGACCTCGCCGCAAGTCGCTTACCGCGTCGCGGTGGCGGAATTCCCGACGCTGGAAAAGAGCGTGGTGGAAGCAGCAGTGAAACGCATGCTGGACCAGAAGATCTATCCGGCCACACCGTCGATTTCCAAGGCAGCCTTCCAGGCCGGGCTCGACTTGCAGGTTTCGATCGGCAACATCAAGAAGGGTGAAGTAACCTACGACAGCGCGGTCGACAACAGCTTCGCCGAAAAGGCCGGTGCAAAGTAA
- a CDS encoding amidase encodes MTKDNIHGSSLQRAIAAADAIDGKLRAFNHRPPDYPAVRNDSNDSNPGSALAGVPVAIKDLIDTADMPTTYGSKIFLGNRPDKDAWIVNRLREAGAVIFGKTVTTEFAWRDPGATVNPWNAAHSPGGSSSGSAAAVGAGIVDIALGTQTVGSIIRPASYCGAVGYKPTYGLIPTTGVHALAPTLDHLGFITSDFRWAAICHEIVVRGRAFGAAVSTDFAAGVKPRRIGVYRSSNWAQVEAEVQQNFDAVVRRLEAHGVECVEVGLGTDIRDMLALTNGVLAYEARKAIHDDIKDAGELAGPYTRELVARGAGISDADYAALIARVQQLRAGRDGLLDGLDAIMAITSPTTALKGLEKTGDASFCAPATLLGLPAVTTPSGVSMDFLPFGVQLIGRADDDLALLRTGQWLSTILPSLKGPAVAVPLA; translated from the coding sequence ATGACCAAAGACAATATCCACGGCAGCAGCCTGCAACGGGCCATCGCCGCCGCAGACGCGATCGACGGCAAACTGCGGGCATTCAATCATCGCCCGCCGGACTATCCGGCCGTCCGCAATGACAGCAATGACAGCAACCCCGGCAGCGCGCTGGCCGGCGTACCGGTGGCGATCAAAGACCTGATCGACACGGCTGACATGCCGACCACTTACGGATCGAAGATCTTCCTCGGCAACCGGCCTGACAAAGATGCCTGGATCGTCAACCGCCTGCGCGAAGCCGGTGCAGTGATCTTCGGCAAGACCGTCACCACCGAATTCGCCTGGCGCGACCCCGGCGCCACCGTCAATCCATGGAACGCCGCGCACAGCCCGGGCGGCTCATCGAGCGGCTCGGCCGCCGCGGTCGGCGCCGGCATCGTCGACATCGCGCTCGGCACGCAAACCGTCGGCTCCATCATTCGTCCCGCTTCCTACTGCGGCGCGGTCGGCTACAAACCGACCTACGGCCTGATCCCCACCACCGGCGTGCATGCGCTGGCGCCGACGCTGGATCATCTTGGCTTCATCACCTCCGACTTCCGCTGGGCCGCGATCTGCCACGAGATCGTGGTGCGCGGACGCGCGTTCGGCGCGGCAGTATCCACGGACTTTGCCGCCGGCGTCAAACCGCGCAGGATAGGCGTCTACCGCTCCTCGAACTGGGCTCAGGTAGAAGCCGAAGTGCAACAGAACTTCGACGCCGTAGTGCGCCGCCTTGAAGCACACGGCGTGGAATGCGTGGAAGTCGGCCTTGGGACCGATATCCGTGACATGCTGGCGCTGACCAATGGTGTGCTGGCTTACGAGGCGCGCAAGGCCATCCATGACGACATCAAGGATGCCGGCGAACTGGCCGGACCTTACACGCGCGAACTGGTCGCGCGCGGCGCCGGCATCAGCGACGCCGACTATGCTGCGCTGATCGCACGTGTACAGCAGTTGCGCGCAGGCCGCGACGGCTTGCTGGACGGACTGGACGCCATCATGGCGATTACCTCGCCGACCACCGCGCTCAAGGGACTCGAGAAAACCGGCGACGCATCGTTTTGCGCACCGGCAACCCTGCTCGGCTTGCCGGCGGTGACGACGCCTTCCGGCGTATCGATGGATTTCCTGCCGTTCGGCGTCCAATTGATAGGCCGCGCCGACGACGACCTGGCGCTGCTGCGAACCGGTCAATGGCTAAGCACCATTCTGCCGTCATTGAAAGGACCCGCCGTGGCGGTTCCTCTCGCCTGA
- a CDS encoding GntR family transcriptional regulator, whose protein sequence is MPKAFKTIEQYVLSLLRTDILSGKYQPGDKLRQDEVARRFEVSTTPVREAFRGLRSEGLVLIDANKGVVVKGLTVKDVAEIYELRIALEPLLAKKAVDSISPESLRAAHEIHADMCTSTDPHRWSALNREFHLKLMMSEEDTRLYDIVKNLLVVAEPYVSLSIFIHPQILQADNDEHAMILEGYEKKNGKRVEKIVRQHLEQTLAAIQDSVNEQELRRLTTSAA, encoded by the coding sequence ATGCCGAAAGCCTTTAAAACAATCGAACAATACGTGCTCAGCCTGCTGAGGACCGACATATTGTCCGGAAAATATCAGCCCGGAGACAAACTGCGGCAAGACGAGGTGGCCAGACGTTTCGAGGTCAGCACGACACCCGTGAGGGAAGCTTTCCGTGGCCTGCGCTCGGAAGGCCTGGTCTTGATCGACGCCAACAAGGGCGTCGTCGTGAAGGGACTCACCGTCAAGGACGTCGCCGAGATCTATGAATTACGCATCGCGCTCGAGCCGCTGTTGGCGAAGAAGGCGGTCGACTCCATCTCGCCCGAATCACTGCGTGCCGCGCACGAGATCCACGCCGACATGTGCACCTCCACCGATCCGCACCGGTGGTCGGCGCTGAATCGCGAATTCCATCTGAAACTGATGATGAGCGAAGAAGACACCAGGCTTTACGACATCGTCAAAAATCTGCTGGTGGTAGCGGAGCCGTACGTGTCGCTTTCGATTTTCATCCATCCGCAAATCCTGCAGGCCGACAACGACGAGCATGCCATGATCCTCGAAGGCTACGAAAAGAAAAACGGCAAGCGCGTCGAGAAGATTGTCAGGCAGCATCTGGAACAGACGCTGGCGGCAATCCAGGATTCCGTCAACGAGCAGGAACTGCGCCGTCTCACCACATCCGCTGCATGA
- a CDS encoding iron-containing redox enzyme family protein: MVSIATSFIAPPNEATPVSSAALYRALSVPKPSRMAREDGARYLQAQLMRAQDLPCDMPACPDDLQAWVTTRVADVGERYAAYLAERKDGAPRRYFATRSHALNFIRAVAPTKLVDGSWLYGTLAYWERPAFRPLILTYLEELGDGDPAMNHVTLYQKLLAAHDCDDWQDLSDEHFVQGAIQLALGYQTERFLPEVIGYNLGYEQLPLHLLISAYELNELGIDPYYFTLHVTIDNAATGHARKAAHAVADIAAQQDDPAGFYRRVRDGYRLNDLGMDTASVIAGFDPERALIAVLQEKAAVGRNMHSDYCRFAGKTVNEWLDNPEDAGRFLHELERAGWIKRGSDPQESRFWRLISGAGAEMFGVFSPREQQLLYDWITRADGHGRGMTFRAAARVRAAREPVTRGRAGMHLVGADTATAASTNPATLIDALSPGSHHSVQGLQATRKFSAVLRG, translated from the coding sequence ATGGTTTCCATCGCAACATCTTTTATCGCCCCGCCCAACGAGGCGACACCCGTCTCCAGCGCGGCCCTCTACCGCGCCTTGTCGGTGCCGAAGCCTTCCCGCATGGCGCGCGAAGACGGCGCCCGCTATCTGCAGGCGCAGCTGATGCGCGCGCAGGATTTGCCGTGCGACATGCCGGCCTGCCCCGATGACCTGCAGGCGTGGGTGACCACACGCGTTGCGGACGTCGGCGAGCGCTACGCCGCCTACCTCGCGGAGCGCAAGGATGGCGCGCCGCGCCGTTACTTCGCGACGCGTTCGCATGCGCTCAATTTCATCCGAGCGGTGGCGCCGACCAAGCTGGTCGACGGCTCGTGGCTGTATGGCACGCTGGCGTACTGGGAACGTCCGGCGTTCCGCCCGCTGATCCTGACCTATCTGGAAGAACTCGGCGACGGCGACCCCGCCATGAATCACGTCACGCTCTACCAGAAGCTGCTGGCCGCGCACGACTGCGACGACTGGCAGGATCTTTCCGACGAGCATTTCGTGCAAGGCGCGATTCAGCTGGCGCTCGGTTATCAGACCGAGCGCTTCCTGCCGGAAGTGATCGGCTATAACCTGGGCTATGAGCAACTGCCGCTGCATTTGCTGATCAGCGCTTATGAACTCAATGAGCTCGGTATCGATCCGTACTACTTCACGCTGCACGTGACCATCGACAACGCCGCCACCGGCCACGCCCGCAAGGCGGCGCACGCGGTGGCCGACATCGCTGCGCAGCAGGACGATCCGGCCGGCTTCTATCGCCGCGTGCGCGACGGCTATCGTCTCAACGATCTCGGCATGGACACCGCCTCGGTGATCGCCGGCTTCGATCCCGAACGTGCGCTGATCGCGGTCTTGCAAGAGAAGGCCGCGGTCGGCCGCAATATGCATTCGGATTACTGCCGCTTCGCCGGCAAGACCGTCAACGAATGGCTGGACAACCCGGAAGACGCAGGCCGTTTCCTACACGAGCTGGAGCGTGCGGGATGGATCAAGCGCGGCAGCGATCCGCAGGAGAGCCGCTTCTGGCGACTGATCAGCGGCGCCGGTGCGGAGATGTTCGGCGTCTTCAGCCCGCGCGAACAGCAGCTCTTGTACGACTGGATCACACGCGCCGACGGCCATGGGCGCGGCATGACGTTCCGCGCCGCTGCCCGGGTGCGGGCGGCACGCGAACCCGTCACCCGCGGCCGCGCCGGCATGCATCTGGTGGGCGCCGACACCGCCACTGCAGCAAGCACCAATCCCGCAACGCTGATCGATGCCCTGTCGCCCGGCTCGCATCATTCGGTGCAAGGACTGCAAGCGACGCGCAAGTTCAGCGCCGTGCTGCGCGGCTGA